The Punica granatum isolate Tunisia-2019 chromosome 4, ASM765513v2, whole genome shotgun sequence sequence TAGATTTGCTTGGGATTGTATGTTGTATTGTCATTGCTTTCTGAAGACAATGTTATGAATCTATTTCAATGCACTTTGGGTTTGATTTTCTGAAAATCTTATGTTCCATattatatgtacatatgtatCCTTTTTGCATATATTCGGTTAAATACAAGTTCTTATTGCCATTTCATGTATGTGTTATTGGTATAGAAAAAGGAAGGTAGTTCTGCTTCTGTTACTTCCCAGGTGAGCAAGAGTGGCAAAAGGAAATGGACATTACCTGAGGATGCAGTCCTCATCTCTTGCATGATTGACCAACGGAATATGGGCACCCACAATGCCGACACAGGGTTTAAGTCTGGTTACTTGCCAGAACTTGAGAAAATGTTATTGGAAAAGCTCACGAATTGTGGTATCAAGGCGAGACCTCACGTTGAATCTCGATTGAAGACATTAAAGAGGGAATGGGCTATCGTGTATGATATGATGCTTAATATAATTGGCTTTGGATGGGACTCAACACGGAAGATGGTCATGGCGGAAGACGATGTCTGGGAGACTTATGTAGCGGTAATAAAGACATCATCTATTTATTTCGATACTCTATcgttatgtttatatataatgttacTAACACTCGATTCTTTCTGTTTTTAGACTCACAAAGAAGCTGCTCCATTTAAACTGAGAAGTTTTCCCCATTTCGAAGAATTATCTATGATATATGCGAAGGGTCGAGCTACTGGAAAAGATGCTCAAGCTGTTGAAGATATTCTGCAAGAGCTCGAGATTGAAGATTTAACTGGAGTAGCCAAAGAAGCGGATGTTAATCATTCAAACCCAAATGAATCTGCCAATGGTAATGCCAATACCCCTACATTGGGAGATGTTTCGCGTGCTCATCAACCACCTACAGATGCAACGGCAAGTGCTTCtgcgggaaaaaaaagaaaaggaaaatgggtGAATCTGACTTCTCCATAATTTCTTAGAGCTTGGATACAATGGCAACCGAAATGAAAGAAGCTTGCATGATGATCTCAAAGAGTGTTCACTCAGACATTTATCAAGAGAAGTTCCTTGAACTTCCGAGAGCTCTTCGTAATGTTGATGGTCTGACTTCAGCACAAGTTTGCATGGCTATTCAAAAGTTCAGTAACCATCCGAATTATATCCTACTTTTCTTTGGTACCGAGCCAGAATATTGCTTGGAAATGGTGCAGGATTTCCTTGCGAATCGCTGAAGCAAGACAACAAGGTAAACTTGTTCGTGGAGTTTTTTGGGAAATTGCTACATTGTTCGTGGAGTTTTTTGGGAAATTGGTGTTAgagtaaaaatgaaattgtagCTATATCGTGTTTGGATAAGAGGTTGATATGTAGCTATATTGGGATGAACATTGCACTGTATCTGTTTCTCATCATAATCACTCGAGAATGTACCTTTATGTTCACTAGATTTGCGTCGGCCATTATCCCtcccaattttgtgaggaaatTTTCCTCCCAATTTCGGATTTCCTTgcaaatttaactaaaaatttaaaaaaataattaaaattccTTTCTGAACCGAAGTTGAGGCGACGAATGGTGCTAGAGGCCACGAATGGTGCTGCTGGGATGCACCAAATAGGACAGCAACGAGTTGGAGGACAGGGAAGTTAGGAGGGCGGCGAAGTTGGAGGGCggtgaaattaaataaaataattaatttcacaaattatttaataattgaaaaatttttattaattaaaaatattaagtagtaaatattatttaattttcaattatttaaaatgtttatatttttgtaaattataaaaatagataattatgcttattacattattaaaataattaattttattaataaacacaatttttagtaatttaattaaatttttaaatttttagaaattatttactttctttacattttttaaagtgtttattttttattaattataaaaattgtcattaaagttatctatttatcttataaaacccattatatttatatgaagaGCATTTCTATCTTTTTATCATATTCAGTTCTTTCTATTCATTATTCAACTTAACTAAACatcagaattataatttttagttttacTATTCCCttcaaccaaacaaaaaaaatttatcagaATTTTTATTCTATTCCCTATCTATTCTCATCCATGTTTATTCTattctttatttattctaATCCCACGAATCAAACGTACCCTAAAATGCTGAAGCAAGTTAGGATGGACGAAATGATCTACTTGGACGGCACCTGTGGTAGTTGCCACATGTACGGATCGAAGTTAGTATGGATCGAACTCCCTCCTTATCAGGAGCATATAGCGATAtttcacatttatttcacATTAGTTTCTGTAAGTTACGTAAACCCCCAGTATGTTTTGTCGTATTactttttcttggattttggATGGTCCTGatatcaaaatttcaaatccaCAGTAAATGACacaaagtaattttttaagtATAAAAACTTCGCGTAAAATATCTGAAAGACTGTTTGCACcaccattttttaattttcaacatGATTGACTTTGACCAACCAGGTTTGAGTGAAAAGTGTGAACGAGAAAAAAACTTGCACCAAATGTATCGAGGCTAGCGTCAAATTCCGATTTTCTATTCCTATGCCATTATCCAAGTCCTGGAATTTGGTATTCCTTTGATTATCAACTATATCATTTTATCATTAAATCTGATTAATATGTTATGTGCTCCACATGaggtaaaagaaaaatttccaTTTCCATCAAAAACACGAGCTCAGCAATTTCTTACTTTTGTAGCAAAAAATCCATCATAAAGGTTGAAGGCTTCCCAACAACAATAGGCTGCCTTTCGGTTGAACCACAGACAGCAGCAACCATACACCCTGCACCTGAAATTGGGGCAAAAACAGAAAACATGTCAGCCcaaatcatataaatatagataagaTTCACCAAAAGAAGATAGGAGATGAGGGAAGGACCTGGCCATTCCTGTGAAGAGGTCATATGTCCAACTGCATCACGGTTTGTGGCAATGAAAAGACACTGGGGATTCTCGCGGATGCATAGAGTTCCATACCTGTTACGTCATGATTAAATACATCATCACAATGGAATAGAAATGCATTTCAGCATCTCTTTTTCTCATTGAGGAAATTTGTAATCAATTTTGAAgaatgcacaaaaaaaaaatgtaaaaaatctaGTGAGCTGCAGCTAGCATTGACAATTAGTTTTAACATCCAAAATATTCATTGCCAACGTTTAGTATAGTTAGGAGTTATGCACTTCGAATTTCGCAATTGCATGGAAAATTCAACAGGTATAACATGAAAGGAACAGAGTAAAGGTATCTGGACTCTTACTGAAGCTTGTAGTAGTTGATGTATGGGTCTAGCCCAACCACAACTGCTCCAACCTGGGAATGAGAAGTTGCAGTGTCCTTCAAGCCAACTAATTAACTGCCTGAAGAACTGAACTGATAGATGTAAACtttacaattttatcatcaaaCAGGGAATTTGCTTGCAGGTCCACCAACTTTTTTCCATCTTCCTgcaaataaatttaatcagTGTCTTAGCAATCACAGCAAACCAGTTACTACAAACATAAGTATGAACTAATTGGCATGTCGTTTTCACGAAACGCTAACTAGCATGCCTAATATCCGAACAGCTAACGTCAAAGCATGGCCAAAATCGTAGTAAGAGCTATCATGAAAATGAAAGTGTTCAGTTCTCTTCCAAGTACAGGACATAAAAATCCACCAAAACATTAAAGTGAGTAGAGTCTCTCCAGAAACAATAGAGAGACAAGCAATTAATAAAACTCATTACTTTACTAACAAAATGCAGCAGAATCAATCACTGATGATTAAGTGGCTGGATATATGCATTACATTGGAAAATGGGAAATAGAAGTTGAATACTTAAAGAATAGATGACTGTAAAAGTAAGAGTAACCAGGATCCAAAGCTTACAGGGCCACCAAGACTGGTATATCCGGCAAGCTGTAGCTCTTCCAGTATGCCTTCCCCTCCTATCACGTAAACCTGAAGAGTAAAAAGACGAGTCAAAAATATGATTTATGCAAATAATTATCTCTTCACTGGGCAAAAAAAACATTCAGTGAGATTCACCTAACGAGTGAAAATACTATTTCGTCGACTCTTCTTGTAACTAAAAGCCGGTGCAAAGACAATACTGCAGTAAAACAAGAAGTGTTGAAAGATAGTTTCAGATCTTCAGCCAAACTAACTATTAGCAATAAACATCCTCCATAACTACCTAAACCGAACACAAGTCATCCAATTTTGACAGAGGAAAACGGTCAAGCACTAACTGAACATCCATccgtaaatgaaaaaaatagttgCAGAAAATTATTAGATACTCATTCTTTAGTCCTTACATAAACAAACTATGCCAACATCTTTTTCATCTTCCAGGCTTTACCTGAATCATAACAGAAAACATTTCAAAATGGTGGGGGAGCATAGAGTTACAGACACCAACCTTCTTATCCTGCGGGAAGTTACTAACTTTCAAGTACATAGCTGCAGCGAAGGATGAGGAGAAAATCTCATCCTGCACAAGCATTTAAGAAAATCAGAGCTACACAAATAATTTTACACAGAGAAAGGATCTCATGGGCATTTCCGAGACGCACCTCACTAACCGAAATTCCTAAAGAATGGAACTTCTTGGAATACTGCCTTCTCGACTTGGTCGAATTATTCGTAACGAAAACCAGCTTCTTCCCCTGAAAAATATAACGTCCGAagcgaaggattcaacctttACAGGTAGAATTAACAGGACATTTAATCCAATGTCCTTCCCCTGTTCTTCAACTAATAAAATCGGAATGCCATTGAAGGGGCGGTCACCTTTGAACGAAGCAAGTCGAGCGTCTGAGAAACGCCATCGATGAGAGTGTCTCCTTTCCAGATCACACCTGAATACATCGGATGCTCAATTGGTTTAAAGGGGCAAAGTAACCGATTGAAGGTTCGGGATAGAACGATTTCTAAGAGCATTCGGATTGAGTGTACCATCGCAGTCAAAGAGGAAAGCATCTACGGAGTCGAGGAGGCCCCTGACGTTGTGAGGGGAGAGGAGCTCAGCTGCTTCTCCGCAAGAGGTTGAGGTCGCCATTGTGCTCTCTCCCGCTGTCATGGTtgaataaagaagaaaaatatgacAACATTATTCCTTTTCTGCGAGGCTGCGAGCGGAGGGAGCATCGCATCTGACAGTGGCAAGACGTCAGTGGGTGTCGGACGGTCTTTCTCAGTTTCTCTTACCTTTCTGGTTTCCCGTTCTCCCCTCTTGGCAAATTGCAGAAAGCCCCCTAAACTTTGTAGTCCGTCTGCAATGTCCCCCTTTATTTTTGTAGTTGTAAGTCATCTTCCTTCTATAACTCAGCCCATTTGATTTTGCAATCAAGATTtctgtgtttggttttaaagttaagtaaagttgagttttgattttaattgggttgtaatgattgtgttattaaattatgagaaaaaatgtgaaaaagtaatgaatagttaagagaaaataatgattagttgagataaagtaatgattgtgttgttgaactGAAGATACGTgaagtaaagttaaaatttattcgtgaaaccaaacaaactaaactctaattttaactctactcactacacaataaaaatcaataatgcaattattactttttttttcaacctttcaattcaatttttaatactaaattatctcaactatccattacttttttttacaattcaataacacaatcattaatttctctcaactattcatattttttcacactttttctcataattcaacaacacaatcattataactcaattaaaatcaaaactcaactctacttaactctaaaaccaaatacacCAGTGTTGATTTGGTTTTAactttatcttcaatttaacagTACAATaattacttctttttttaatttttttttatcttaactactatttgatttaattttttaatattaaaatttttcaactatttattatttttttacaattcaactgcacaatcattacttttttattattttcctcaACCCCATTATTACTACCAcactgaaatatatatatttcactaATATACTTGTTTGTCTTTTACCTATTTCAATGGgaataaagttaaattttaaaatttatgtcCATTTCCAAACAGGCCATTGATACTCCCTCCTCACTATTTTGGCAAATAAGTTGCCAATCTCCATACGCTTTTACATTATGTTTGGATGGAGGGGTTTAAGAGTTTTCGAAAGAAGGGGAGAGGTTTGGAGGTGTTATAAATCCCTCCCCCCCAATAATCTTGACTTGGAGAGGCTTGAAACACTTCCAACTACCATAATTTCAAACCCTCAAAATTGCGAGGTTCAAGAGGTTTTTGTgcatttctttatttaaaaaataataatttaacaattcGACCCCAAAATAAATCCAAAGTAACAAATTCAATCAAATTTTTCTAGATCCCTTAATGAACTCTATCCAAACAAGGGTTTTGAAACCCTTTTATAACCCCTCAAAATCTTTCCCTTCTTAGTTTTTCATAAGCCTCCAAACTCCCCCTCCGAACCCTTAATGAAGAATATCTAAACATAGTGTTAGGGAATGTTTGGTTAGTTGAGTGCTACATTACGTGAAATGTAAAAATACTTGGAAATTCAGACCTGTAgttctataatatatatgcatacgtACTAATACAATAGATTATGATATTTGGTGCGTATATTTGATCATAGGAAAGTAGACATATAGTAATTTACGTACTATATTAGTTTTTGGTTTAAGAGTTAGATTGACGTGAAAGATTATTTAGCAGTTGTGGAGTTTGTTCGTTGCGTGGAATAAAatgtaatcttttttttagctaaatttattatataaaatgtgtTATAAATTGTTGAAGCCATTAGATATATAAGACTAAATATGATTCTTGAAAAATCCAATCTTGTCAAGAttttgcataattttttttaaaaaaattccaaccaaagcaatatgaatttttgtCTTCAACATTGTTAAGATTCATATAGCGTTATATCGGGTTTTATACTAACCACATACATAATATTTGGAGAACCTAAAAATTATGCCAAAGTTTATAagtgagaaaaatgaaaaagttaaAGAACTGACCTTTAGGAATATAACTGCAGATGTACTAAAAATAAACTCTCTTGCGTGcgaaaaattgaagaactcTAGAGGTAGTAATATTTATTAGAGGCAAATCAGTCACATTTTATTTGTGGTACCTCCACTGCTTATAATGTATCATACATAATACAtcaaaatctatatttataaaagaaaatttgattttctttttaaaaagaaaatatcaatgAGAAATAATCTAAtttagttttttaaaaaacaactATGATATtacatgatttatttttatctaattcttctcataaaatatttataatttcaatccaaaaaatggaaaaaatgacTAGCCCCATAAGTGTATATCTGTATTTTAACTAACAAAAATAACTCGTTttctaagaaaataaaaggtcgaGAAATAATATTCcgcaaatctatatttatgttaagaattttgaaaaaacaaaaattgaaagtccattttctaaaaaaagcTAAAATTTTTTTGAGAAAGAATAACTAGTCCCATAAATCTATATTTGTatcctttaaaaattttaaaaacaaaaattaaaaattctttttaaaaaaatttaaaaatcaagaaaGTAATTAATGGTCCCATAAATTCATATCTgtgtatttttaaaagttcttaaatttattctaaaaaactcaaaaaatagtGAAAATTACCTTAATCAATCGAGCCTTCTTCTGATGCATTTGAATCTCTTTCTCCCTCTTCCTTGCGGCTCGGCTCGGCGATTCGATCGGGAGGCATTTGGGGCATCTGAGCGCTGGCAGACAGCGCCGGTTGGTGGGGTTGGATTGAGGAAGTGCCCGAGGTTCCCAATTGGAGAATCTTGCAAATTACGGCAAATTGAGAATtaggttttcttcttcttcttcttcttctttgttttctcAATAATCTATTCTGAGAATCGATGCTTTGCGTGCCATTTGATCTTCCGGATAGAAGTTCCAAAGTTTGGTCGAGAATCTCTTGTTCTCTTCAGTCTGATTTGTGCTTCGATTGGTCCCAGAAATGCAATTTTGGTCGGAATAGAAGCAGACCTGATACCGGTCTCAAATTTGGACCAGAATTGGCAAGTGAACAGATGGCAGAAGAGTTTCTAATGTAAAGCTTCTTCTTTTCAGTCTGGTTGTGTTTATGGTCTCTGCCAAGTATATGTCTTCCCTCTACGATGTCAGTGATATGGtctcttcttgtttttcaatCTGCCATTATGAATTGATACTAAGCTAGTTGggttcttcttttctctctctggTGATGATTGTCTTTACTAATAGGCTGTATAAAGAAGAAACTTCTTGATTTCTCAAGCCATTTAAGCTAATAATTGGTCTAGAAGCTCTCAAAGTATTGCTAGTTTATCTGATCGAAACCTGTTTCCCTCGTTGGagggtgtgtgtgtgtatatatataaattctatTATTGGTTAGTTCATATGTTTATCCCTTCTCTGTCTGACATGTTAGCATCTCTGATTGTTGCTGAAGCAATTGCTTTTAAACTTCTGTGAGAAGAAATCCCCCTTTCTGCTGGTTGATTAATCAGCAATGCCTAAGAAGAGAAAGCAGTCGGCGTCAAAAACAATGGAACCCACCAAGAAGCAACAGATACAGGAAGAAGTGGTGAACCAAAACCCCAAGCAAGAGGAATATGAATACGAACAAGTAGAGGAGGACGAGGTGGAAGAAgaggaggtggaggaggaggaggaggaggaggaggaggaggaggaagaggaaaaagaaggcgatgaagatgaagaaccTATTCAGAAGCTTCTCGAACCTTTCAGCAAGGACCAGCTGGTTGCGCTCCTCCTTGAAGCTGCTAGCAGACACCGAGATGTTGCCAAACGCATACGGAAGATGGCCGATGAGGATCCCGTGCACCGCAAGATCTTCGTGCATGGACTGGGCTGGGATACCAACACTGAAACCCTAATCAGTGCCTTTAAACAATATGGCGAGATTGAAGATTGCAAGGCCGTCTGCGACAAGATTTCAGGGAAATCGAAAGGTTACGGCTTTATCCTTTTCAGGTCTCGCCGTGGTGCCCGAAATGCGCTTAAGGAGCCGCAGAAGAAGATTGGGAACCGCATGACTGCTTGCCAGCTAGCGTCTATTGGGCCAGTGCCCACTAATCAACAGGCCGCAGCTCCTGCACAGCCTGTGCCGGAGTACCCCCAAAGGAAGATTTATGTCAGCAATGTTGGAGCGGAATTGGACCCAAAGAAGCTGACTGAGTTCTTCTCCAAGTATGGTGAGATTGAGGATGGGCCTCTGGGGCTTGACAAGGTGACCGGGAAGCCAAAAGGTTTCTGCTTGTTTGTCTATAAGAATATAGAGAGTGCAAAGAAAGCCCTGGAGGAGCCCCACAAGAACTTTGAGGGGCATATC is a genomic window containing:
- the LOC116202707 gene encoding phosphoglycolate phosphatase 2-like, which gives rise to MTAGESTMATSTSCGEAAELLSPHNVRGLLDSVDAFLFDCDGVIWKGDTLIDGVSQTLDLLRSKGKKLVFVTNNSTKSRRQYSKKFHSLGISVSEDEIFSSSFAAAMYLKVSNFPQDKKVYVIGGEGILEELQLAGYTSLGGPEDGKKLVDLQANSLFDDKIVGAVVVGLDPYINYYKLQYGTLCIRENPQCLFIATNRDAVGHMTSSQEWPGAGCMVAAVCGSTERQPIVVGKPSTFMMDFLLQKSTCRCICRWLMSTRNISQCRGIGITIGRFIWV
- the LOC116204042 gene encoding UBP1-associated protein 2A-like gives rise to the protein MPKKRKQSASKTMEPTKKQQIQEEVVNQNPKQEEYEYEQVEEDEVEEEEVEEEEEEEEEEEEEEKEGDEDEEPIQKLLEPFSKDQLVALLLEAASRHRDVAKRIRKMADEDPVHRKIFVHGLGWDTNTETLISAFKQYGEIEDCKAVCDKISGKSKGYGFILFRSRRGARNALKEPQKKIGNRMTACQLASIGPVPTNQQAAAPAQPVPEYPQRKIYVSNVGAELDPKKLTEFFSKYGEIEDGPLGLDKVTGKPKGFCLFVYKNIESAKKALEEPHKNFEGHILHCQKAIDGPKPGKSQHNQQRQNAQTSQFQRADSSGYGAGAVGQFGTPPIGIGQGATAAAPALSPALGQAITALLATQGAGLGIGNLLGSLGTATAVNPAVPGAGHGLQAAYGSQVSPGVVGAYGAQPAYPTQQQIGQAAPLRGQHSGQYPSTGPYMGH